From the genome of Bacteroidales bacterium:
GGACCCGAAATCCAGGATTAAAGAGCTGGAGAAAAAGATCGGATCTGAGAATTTCACCTTAGACGAAAAAGGTATGCAAATGGCAGATGAACTGGTCCAGGCTTATATCAGCTATGCTGAAAGCCATAAAGAAAGCCCTGAAGCGCCCGATTATCTTTACAGCGCTGCCGACCTTTCTCTGAATATCGGCAAGAGCAAGGAATCTCTTGATATGTATAATCGCATCATTTATCAATATCCTGATTATAAAAAAGCCCCGGAATGCCTGTTCCTGGTTGGTTATATTTATGAGAACTATTTCGAGCAATATGGCAAAGCCAAGGAAATTTATGAATCTTTCCTGAAAAAATACCCGAATCATGACTTTGCGGATGATGCGGCTATTTCAATAAAAAATATGGGCAAAAGCCCGGAAGAACTCATCAGATCATTCGAGGAGCAGAACAATCAGCAACAAGATACACTCCATTTATAGAAACAATTTCTTCCGACGGGTCGTGTTCATGCTCCGACGGGTAAATCCGTCGGTTCAGCCGGTCGTGTTTATGCTCCTACGGGTAAATCCATCGGTTCAGCCGGTCGTGTTCATGCTCCGACGGGTAAATCCGTCGGTTCAGCCGGTCGTGTTTATGCTCCTACGGGTAAATCCATCGGTTCTGATCATTAGCACTATACAAAGCTTGGATTTTCTTCCGACGGGTAAATCCGTCGGTTCAGCCGGTCGTGTTTATGCTCCTACGGGTAAATCCATCGGTTCATATTT
Proteins encoded in this window:
- a CDS encoding tetratricopeptide repeat protein produces the protein MKLLRLLPVLIILAGIAVQCSQDPKSRIKELEKKIGSENFTLDEKGMQMADELVQAYISYAESHKESPEAPDYLYSAADLSLNIGKSKESLDMYNRIIYQYPDYKKAPECLFLVGYIYENYFEQYGKAKEIYESFLKKYPNHDFADDAAISIKNMGKSPEELIRSFEEQNNQQQDTLHL